A single Buchnera aphidicola (Hyperomyzus lactucae) DNA region contains:
- the rsmC gene encoding 16S rRNA (guanine(1207)-N(2))-methyltransferase RsmC, giving the protein MCKSSKLILRHSSIFKTKKVFFSGNIQDNFPLRLSTVNTKINLYKYNIYINLKKNVKNIKNIHIYNNLLVSQEMIQNCDTIIYYWPKDKSEAQFQLINLISHLQINTEIFIVGENSSGVRSAPLIFKNWITLNKIDSAKHSLLISGFLKKQKKFILEDFFKTHIWKKCFIQSLPGVFGYKKIDEGSELLASTFTKNISGKVLDIGSGTGFLSASLLCISPQAILTLVDNNIAALKCSQYTLDSNQLKGTVICSDLYSNICQKFDLIISNPPFHEDLKINFNIIKKIIYASKKYLTLEGELRFVVNSFLNCDNLLEKIFKKYFILKKTNKYKIYQAFLK; this is encoded by the coding sequence TTGTGTAAAAGCAGCAAACTTATATTGCGTCATAGCAGTATATTTAAAACTAAAAAAGTATTTTTTTCAGGAAATATACAAGATAATTTTCCTTTACGCCTCTCCACTGTTAATACAAAAATAAATCTTTATAAATATAATATATATATTAATTTAAAAAAGAATGTAAAAAATATAAAAAATATTCATATTTATAATAATTTATTAGTTTCACAAGAAATGATTCAAAACTGCGATACAATAATTTATTATTGGCCAAAAGATAAATCCGAAGCACAATTTCAATTAATAAATTTAATTTCACATTTACAAATAAATACTGAAATTTTTATTGTAGGAGAAAATTCTAGTGGAGTAAGAAGTGCGCCATTAATTTTTAAAAACTGGATTACTTTAAATAAAATAGATAGCGCAAAACATTCTCTTTTAATTTCAGGATTTTTAAAAAAACAAAAAAAATTTATATTAGAAGATTTTTTTAAGACACACATATGGAAAAAGTGTTTTATACAATCTCTTCCAGGTGTTTTTGGTTATAAAAAAATAGATGAAGGTAGCGAGCTACTCGCTTCTACTTTTACAAAAAATATAAGTGGGAAAGTTTTAGATATAGGTTCCGGAACGGGATTTTTATCAGCATCACTACTTTGTATTTCTCCTCAAGCAATTCTAACACTAGTTGATAATAATATAGCTGCATTAAAATGCAGCCAATATACACTTGATTCAAATCAATTAAAAGGAACAGTAATATGTAGTGATTTATACTCAAATATATGTCAAAAATTTGATTTGATTATTTCCAATCCACCTTTTCATGAAGATTTAAAAATTAATTTTAATATAATAAAAAAAATAATTTATGCTTCTAAAAAATATTTAACATTAGAAGGAGAATTAAGATTTGTAGTCAACAGTTTTTTAAATTGTGATAATTTATTAGAAAAGATATTTAAAAAATACTTTATATTAAAAAAAACAAACAAATATAAGATATATCAAGCTTTTTTAAAATAA
- a CDS encoding OmpA family protein, which translates to MKKRTLAIVFLLASLVTSVQAEEKNGWYLGTKIGWSQFDPLKYVVNNSKNDYFSKIDVLKDKFSAPIIGLFLGYEFNPYFGFEIENDTNGFAPHLMFQKDQKDQKYIQSNRLQLSTKLSYPITDNFHVYTKLGSMIPWDNLSSKQDLQNMFTKESKLLPSVSLGAEYIFNKKFITRLDYSWNNSVQNIMNSSIKPSIGDAVFSLGWKFGKPDINDVFSSYDDELLNTTKYSILNENINFPFNSTELKPIAYDKLDKLESDLKKMKLKNISIVLLGHADKIGNSEYNQKLSEDRAYSIKNYLTSRGFSRENITVQGMGNAYPLTNQVCKDIENKPLLISCLAPDRRVEIEVLSDIQ; encoded by the coding sequence ATGAAAAAACGAACTCTTGCTATCGTATTTTTATTAGCAAGCTTAGTCACGTCTGTTCAAGCTGAAGAAAAAAATGGATGGTATCTAGGTACTAAGATTGGATGGTCTCAATTTGATCCTTTAAAATATGTTGTTAATAATTCTAAAAATGACTATTTTAGTAAAATTGATGTTTTAAAAGACAAATTTAGTGCTCCAATTATTGGATTATTTTTAGGATACGAATTTAATCCTTATTTTGGTTTTGAAATAGAAAATGATACTAATGGTTTTGCTCCTCATTTAATGTTTCAAAAAGATCAAAAAGATCAAAAATATATACAGTCTAATAGACTGCAGTTATCAACAAAGCTATCTTATCCAATCACAGACAATTTTCATGTTTATACAAAATTAGGTAGTATGATTCCTTGGGATAATCTTTCTTCTAAACAAGATTTACAAAACATGTTTACTAAAGAAAGTAAATTATTACCTAGTGTTTCTTTAGGTGCCGAATATATTTTTAATAAAAAATTTATTACTAGATTAGATTATAGTTGGAATAATAGTGTTCAAAACATAATGAATTCATCTATTAAACCTTCTATCGGAGATGCTGTTTTTTCTTTAGGATGGAAATTTGGAAAACCTGATATTAATGATGTTTTTTCATCTTATGATGATGAATTATTAAATACTACTAAATATAGTATATTGAATGAAAATATTAATTTTCCTTTTAATAGCACAGAATTAAAACCGATTGCTTATGATAAACTTGATAAATTAGAAAGTGATCTAAAAAAGATGAAACTAAAAAATATCTCGATTGTTCTTTTAGGACATGCTGATAAAATAGGCAATTCAGAATATAATCAAAAATTATCTGAAGATCGCGCATATAGTATTAAAAATTATTTAACATCTCGAGGTTTTTCTAGAGAAAACATCACAGTACAAGGTATGGGAAACGCGTATCCATTAACTAATCAAGTTTGTAAAGATATAGAAAACAAACCTTTATTAATTAGTTGCTTAGCTCCAGATCGTCGCGTAGAAATTGAAGTTTTATCTGATATTCAATAA
- the murJ gene encoding murein biosynthesis integral membrane protein MurJ produces MKLLKSLISVSFMTLISRILGFIRDILIASIFGASMFTDAFFISFKIPNLLRRIFFDGAFSQAFIPILMEYRVNKNEKYIQNFISSIFGFMIFVLLITTILGIFYSRFLILISAPGFTEIPEKLRVSTCLLKIIFPYILLISLSSLFSSILNSWNYFSIPALSPIFLNISIIIFSLFFSAFFHPSIIALAWAVIIGGLLQLCYQLPFLYKINMLVLPSINWNNIGLLKILKKIGPAILGASANQISLVINTIFSSSLNSGSISWIYYADRLIEFPVGILGVSLSTILFTSLTKSYKSGIILEYKKLINWGLRVGVIVSIPISAILFFLAKPIVIVLFQYGKFTDLDVLMTKKTLELYSFGLISFILVKILSSAFYAREEINIPMKISLFTLFLTQLMNPFLIFYFKHAGLALSASISGWVNLSLLYWKLHQKKIIYLKYSELIFLMSVIISTLTMILIVFFILYYMPLWSIGSFLYKIARLFFVLFVSGIGYFFMLHFLGIHLLHFFDKNS; encoded by the coding sequence ATGAAACTTTTAAAATCTTTAATATCAGTAAGTTTTATGACTTTAATATCTCGTATATTAGGTTTTATTAGAGATATTTTAATAGCTAGTATATTCGGTGCTTCTATGTTTACCGATGCTTTTTTTATATCCTTTAAAATTCCTAACTTACTACGTCGCATTTTTTTTGACGGTGCATTTTCTCAGGCCTTTATTCCTATATTAATGGAATATAGAGTGAATAAAAATGAGAAATATATACAAAATTTTATTTCTTCTATATTTGGCTTTATGATCTTTGTTTTGTTGATAACGACAATATTGGGAATATTTTATTCTCGTTTTTTAATTTTAATTAGTGCACCAGGCTTTACAGAAATTCCTGAAAAATTAAGAGTATCTACATGTTTATTAAAAATAATATTTCCTTATATTTTATTGATTTCTTTGTCTTCATTGTTTTCATCAATTTTAAATAGTTGGAACTATTTTTCTATTCCAGCTCTATCTCCAATATTTTTAAATATTAGTATTATTATTTTTTCTTTATTTTTTAGTGCTTTTTTTCATCCCTCTATTATTGCACTAGCATGGGCTGTAATCATAGGTGGTTTATTGCAGCTATGTTATCAACTTCCTTTTTTATATAAAATCAATATGTTAGTTTTACCAAGTATAAATTGGAATAATATTGGTCTTTTGAAGATTTTAAAAAAAATAGGTCCCGCTATTTTAGGTGCTTCTGCTAATCAAATTTCTTTAGTGATAAATACTATTTTTAGTTCATCACTCAATTCTGGATCAATATCTTGGATTTATTATGCTGATCGATTAATAGAATTTCCAGTAGGAATATTGGGTGTATCATTAAGTACTATTTTATTTACATCTCTTACTAAGAGTTATAAATCCGGTATAATATTGGAATATAAAAAATTAATTAATTGGGGGTTACGTGTTGGTGTAATTGTATCCATTCCAATTTCAGCAATACTTTTTTTTCTAGCAAAACCAATAGTTATAGTTCTTTTCCAATATGGAAAGTTTACAGATCTTGATGTTTTAATGACAAAAAAAACATTAGAATTATATTCTTTTGGTTTGATTTCTTTTATTTTAGTAAAAATTTTATCTTCTGCTTTTTATGCTCGTGAAGAAATAAATATTCCTATGAAGATTTCATTATTTACACTTTTTTTGACTCAATTAATGAATCCATTTTTAATTTTTTATTTTAAACATGCCGGTCTTGCTTTATCCGCAAGCATATCTGGATGGGTAAATTTGTCATTACTTTATTGGAAGTTACATCAAAAAAAAATTATATATTTAAAATATAGCGAATTAATTTTTCTTATGAGTGTCATTATATCAACATTAACGATGATTTTGATTGTATTTTTTATACTATATTATATGCCCTTATGGAGTATAGGTTCTTTTTTGTATAAAATTGCTCGTTTATTTTTTGTTCTATTTGTATCTGGAATTGGATATTTTTTTATGTTACATTTTTTAGGAATACATTTATTACATTTTTTTGATAAAAATTCTTGA
- the pyrC gene encoding dihydroorotase — protein MPEIIRKITIIKPDDWHVHLRDNEILKKVIHYTGKFYNRALIMPNLDSPITNCFKSIHYRSKILNAMNLKYKFQPLMTCYLTRFTMPEELKIGFSKKIFIAAKLYPNDSTTNSKTGIKDISYIIRVLECMEQIGMPLLIHGEEIDQNIDIYDREAKFIENTLEPLRNKFPKLKIVLEHITTKESVEYIKKSDPYYLSATITPHHLMHNRNDMFFGGIQPYLYCLPVLKNKTDQIALREAIASGDRHFFLGSDTAPHLHKNKINIVGRAGIFNAPSSLLCYVQVFEEMNALKYLQSFCSENGPKFYNMPINKKTITLVKSSYRVIKKINVGKNNIIVPFLAGKNLNWSIED, from the coding sequence ATGCCTGAAATTATAAGAAAAATTACAATTATAAAACCTGATGATTGGCATGTTCATTTAAGAGATAATGAAATTTTAAAAAAAGTTATTCATTATACCGGTAAATTTTATAATAGAGCTTTAATTATGCCAAACCTTGACAGTCCTATTACTAATTGTTTTAAAAGTATTCATTATCGTAGCAAAATTTTAAATGCAATGAACTTGAAGTATAAATTCCAGCCATTAATGACTTGCTATTTGACTCGATTTACAATGCCTGAAGAACTAAAAATTGGGTTTTCTAAAAAAATATTCATAGCAGCTAAATTATACCCTAATGATTCTACAACCAATTCAAAAACAGGTATAAAAGATATCAGTTACATTATCCGAGTTCTAGAGTGCATGGAACAAATAGGAATGCCATTACTTATTCATGGCGAAGAGATCGATCAAAATATTGATATTTATGATAGAGAAGCAAAATTTATTGAAAATACTTTAGAACCCCTACGAAATAAATTTCCAAAATTAAAAATAGTATTGGAACATATTACAACTAAAGAATCTGTAGAATATATTAAAAAAAGCGATCCTTATTATCTTTCTGCTACTATTACACCACATCATTTAATGCATAATCGAAATGATATGTTTTTTGGTGGAATTCAACCATATCTTTATTGTTTACCTGTTTTAAAAAACAAAACTGATCAAATAGCATTAAGAGAAGCTATAGCTAGCGGAGATAGACATTTTTTTTTAGGAAGCGATACAGCACCTCATTTACATAAAAATAAAATTAATATTGTAGGACGAGCAGGTATATTTAATGCTCCTTCTTCTTTATTGTGTTATGTTCAAGTGTTTGAAGAAATGAATGCTTTAAAGTATTTACAATCTTTTTGTTCTGAAAACGGTCCGAAATTTTACAACATGCCTATTAATAAAAAAACTATAACTCTTGTGAAGAGTTCATATAGAGTCATTAAAAAAATTAATGTTGGAAAAAACAATATAATTGTTCCATTTTTAGCAGGTAAAAATTTAAATTGGTCTATTGAAGATTGA
- the flgN gene encoding flagellar export chaperone FlgN, with product MNNLIDTIKKIENILSSLGIILNQEYYNLLHSYQNGEKLELTKKKILLKKYFLLNKNRIVLEKKYGIFAPYKNNYQLHNYWNKIVKQCLLLRELNLKNKILINKKFYLNQYFLELLPSYKTCITYNIKGNLKN from the coding sequence ATGAATAATTTAATAGATACAATAAAAAAAATAGAAAATATTTTATCTTCTTTAGGAATTATACTAAACCAAGAATATTATAATTTATTGCATTCTTATCAAAATGGAGAAAAATTAGAATTAACTAAAAAAAAAATATTATTGAAAAAATATTTTTTATTAAATAAAAATAGGATAGTTCTTGAAAAAAAATATGGTATATTTGCACCCTATAAAAATAATTACCAATTGCATAATTATTGGAATAAAATAGTAAAGCAATGTTTGTTATTGAGAGAATTAAATCTTAAAAACAAAATTCTTATCAATAAAAAATTTTATTTAAATCAATATTTTTTAGAACTACTACCATCATATAAAACATGTATTACTTATAATATTAAAGGAAATTTAAAAAACTAA
- the flgA gene encoding flagellar basal body P-ring formation chaperone FlgA encodes MKITIYFLLFFLSFKVDAISLTKELNNFFKKEYPYSKDNIHIIIRTPLKKNTYCKKPIFSILNNFDCLGLIDVLLTCSEQHYYLKVEIQAQGEYIVASRQIPRGTKIQESDLKILIGRLDILPTNTYRKKKDVINRVNLRDIFPLQAITSLMTRPLWLVKVNQQVTIIMKGSNFSISSKATSLGNGVQNDKIRVKTKNGKIITGIINKNGEVIVPL; translated from the coding sequence ATAAAAATAACAATATATTTTTTATTATTTTTTTTATCTTTTAAAGTTGATGCTATTAGTTTAACTAAGGAATTAAATAATTTTTTTAAAAAAGAATATCCTTATAGTAAGGATAATATACACATCATAATACGTACTCCATTAAAAAAAAATACATATTGTAAAAAACCTATTTTTTCTATCTTAAATAATTTTGATTGTCTGGGTTTGATAGATGTTCTTTTGACCTGTTCTGAACAACATTATTACTTAAAAGTAGAAATTCAAGCTCAAGGAGAATATATTGTAGCAAGCAGACAAATTCCAAGGGGAACTAAAATACAAGAATCAGACTTGAAAATTTTAATAGGACGACTAGATATATTACCTACTAATACCTATCGAAAGAAAAAAGATGTTATCAATAGAGTAAATTTACGTGATATTTTTCCATTACAAGCAATAACATCTTTAATGACGAGGCCATTATGGTTAGTGAAAGTTAATCAACAAGTAACTATTATTATGAAAGGAAGTAATTTTTCTATTTCTTCTAAAGCCACATCGTTAGGTAATGGGGTTCAAAATGACAAGATACGTGTAAAAACAAAAAATGGCAAAATTATTACGGGAATTATTAATAAAAATGGTGAAGTAATTGTTCCCCTGTAA
- the flgB gene encoding flagellar basal body rod protein FlgB, with product MFDKINKIFDFSQNALNLYAKRQEILSSNIANADTPGYKSIDIDFKNELSKVLQQKNIKNKNILLKKTSLYHLNGKNNHSFSLKFIPVVDANQIKPDGNTVDMDRERIEFIDNSLKYQSSLIFMKNQIKNIMSVLKG from the coding sequence ATGTTTGATAAAATAAATAAAATTTTTGATTTTAGTCAGAATGCATTGAATCTTTATGCTAAAAGACAAGAAATTTTATCTTCTAATATTGCTAATGCTGATACACCTGGATATAAATCTATAGATATAGACTTTAAAAACGAACTGAGTAAAGTACTACAACAAAAAAATATAAAAAATAAAAATATTTTATTAAAAAAAACATCTCTTTATCATTTAAATGGAAAAAATAATCATTCATTTTCATTAAAATTTATACCTGTTGTAGATGCAAATCAAATTAAACCAGACGGCAATACAGTCGATATGGATAGAGAAAGAATTGAATTTATAGATAATAGCTTAAAATATCAATCAAGTTTGATCTTTATGAAAAATCAGATCAAAAATATAATGAGTGTCTTAAAAGGATAA
- the flgC gene encoding flagellar basal body rod protein FlgC, with amino-acid sequence MSLLNIFNIAGSALTAQSQKINIIASNLANMESTIYKNGKYYPYIAKTVFFKFDGLKENSKIGGVKVSNILDDTTPMPLIYDPNHPMANNKGYVLTSNVNPITEMVNNISASRSYQANIEVLKTAKSMIIKTLTISE; translated from the coding sequence ATGTCTCTTCTAAATATATTTAATATTGCAGGTTCAGCACTAACTGCACAGTCACAGAAAATAAATATCATTGCTAGTAATTTAGCTAATATGGAAAGCACTATATATAAGAATGGAAAATATTATCCATATATTGCAAAAACAGTTTTTTTTAAGTTTGATGGTTTAAAAGAAAATTCAAAAATAGGTGGAGTAAAAGTATCTAATATACTTGATGATACAACTCCCATGCCATTAATATATGATCCCAATCATCCTATGGCTAATAATAAAGGTTATGTTCTAACATCTAATGTCAATCCTATTACAGAAATGGTCAACAACATATCAGCATCGAGAAGTTATCAAGCAAACATAGAAGTATTAAAAACAGCTAAATCAATGATAATAAAAACACTAACAATTAGCGAATAA
- a CDS encoding flagellar hook assembly protein FlgD has protein sequence MSTINVNSSIDNTVIKKNGNDFQNNSNPLDLQKNFLSLLIAQIKNQDPTDPIKNTELTSQLAQINTASGIERLNSTVGNFSSQINHTQNIQVSSLIGHHVMIPNTQLVHTENTETRFGIELIGDATIVKIQITDENEKILHVKTIKNAKPGVYSFKWDGKDLNKKNVMTGKYNILVIAKNKDQNVPVQSLSAALVNSIITSSGDPIIDLGALGNTTLSKIREIFK, from the coding sequence ATGAGCACTATAAATGTTAATTCATCCATAGATAATACAGTAATAAAAAAAAATGGTAATGATTTTCAAAACAATTCTAATCCATTAGATTTACAAAAAAACTTTTTAAGTTTATTAATTGCACAAATTAAAAATCAAGATCCGACTGATCCTATTAAAAATACTGAATTGACATCACAATTAGCACAAATTAATACAGCAAGCGGAATTGAAAGATTAAATAGTACTGTAGGAAATTTTTCTAGTCAAATTAATCATACTCAAAACATTCAAGTATCTTCATTAATTGGACATCATGTCATGATACCAAATACTCAATTAGTACATACTGAAAATACTGAAACAAGATTTGGAATAGAGTTAATTGGAGACGCTACTATAGTAAAAATACAGATTACAGATGAAAATGAAAAAATTTTACATGTAAAAACGATAAAAAATGCTAAACCTGGAGTATATAGTTTTAAATGGGATGGTAAAGATTTAAATAAAAAAAATGTTATGACTGGAAAATATAATATTTTAGTTATAGCTAAAAACAAAGATCAAAATGTTCCTGTACAAAGCTTAAGTGCAGCATTAGTAAATAGCATTATCACGTCTTCTGGAGATCCTATTATTGATTTAGGAGCTTTAGGTAATACAACACTTTCAAAAATTCGTGAAATCTTCAAATAA
- a CDS encoding flagellar hook protein FlgE translates to MSIMDAISGLLVSNDNLDIISNNIANASTIGYKSRKPIFFNIFSHSFYSNSTKGNGVGISNIVQNFNNGMLVETGRDLDLGIIEEGFFRVLDSQGNIHYTRDGQFLLDRNKNIINMQGMYLTGKNISHLQNTLDNSSNLTPINLRDTFILKEKPTSSITLKTILNSNTDLTKKTDNSNENVSESKDYKTYFNIYNKAGKKEKIEISFNKIKTNTWMVNIKSQDFINNSNKKNIDTSFELKFNSNGELTSDKIFNIKSENSKYENITLNLTDTIEQSDVDNSWEQYSQDGHSKGSLKAFNISPNGEIIGTYSNEEVKVIGQILLSKFINPEKLQPESGNLWSATRESGKENIGMAGSNGFGFVTPRTLEASNVDLNKELINMIIAQRNYQSNAQSFKTEDKIISTLINLR, encoded by the coding sequence ATGTCGATTATGGACGCTATAAGTGGTTTACTTGTTAGTAATGATAACTTAGATATTATATCTAATAATATTGCAAACGCATCTACTATAGGATATAAATCTAGAAAGCCAATTTTTTTCAATATTTTTTCTCATTCTTTTTATTCAAATAGTACTAAAGGAAATGGTGTCGGAATTTCAAATATTGTACAAAACTTTAATAATGGAATGTTAGTTGAAACTGGTAGAGATTTAGATTTGGGAATTATAGAAGAAGGATTTTTCCGAGTTTTAGATTCTCAAGGTAATATACATTACACTAGAGATGGTCAATTTCTGCTTGATAGAAACAAAAATATTATTAATATGCAAGGAATGTATCTGACTGGAAAAAATATATCTCACTTACAAAATACATTAGATAATTCGTCTAACTTAACACCAATTAATTTACGAGATACTTTTATATTAAAAGAAAAACCTACTTCTTCTATTACATTGAAAACTATTTTAAATAGTAACACTGATCTTACTAAAAAAACAGATAATTCTAACGAAAATGTATCTGAATCAAAAGATTATAAAACTTATTTTAATATATATAATAAAGCTGGGAAAAAAGAAAAAATAGAGATTTCTTTTAATAAAATAAAAACAAATACATGGATGGTAAACATAAAATCTCAAGATTTTATTAATAATTCAAACAAAAAAAATATTGATACAAGTTTTGAATTAAAATTTAATTCTAATGGTGAATTAACTTCTGATAAAATATTCAATATTAAGTCAGAAAATTCAAAGTATGAAAATATTACTCTTAATTTAACTGATACTATAGAACAATCAGATGTTGATAATTCTTGGGAACAATATTCTCAAGATGGACATTCAAAAGGTTCTCTAAAAGCATTCAATATTTCCCCAAATGGTGAAATCATTGGAACTTATTCTAATGAAGAAGTAAAAGTAATAGGTCAAATATTACTATCAAAATTCATTAATCCTGAAAAGTTACAACCTGAAAGTGGTAATTTATGGTCTGCGACTCGAGAATCAGGAAAAGAAAATATAGGAATGGCGGGTAGTAATGGTTTTGGTTTTGTAACTCCAAGAACTTTAGAAGCATCAAACGTTGATTTAAATAAAGAATTAATAAATATGATTATAGCACAGCGTAATTATCAATCAAATGCTCAATCTTTTAAAACAGAAGATAAGATTATTAGTACATTAATTAATTTAAGATAA
- the flgF gene encoding flagellar basal-body rod protein FlgF, producing MENSIYNSMIAANQLLEKQTVISNNLANISTTGFKEKFNYALQNQYVKNLYKTYNKITKEYHNLSPGTLNYTKRNLDLFVQDNGWLTVKDINGQEAYTKNGHLKINLKRMLTIQENEVIGSNGSIRIPNNVNVKILSDGIITSIEKKNNSFFKTKIGALKLVRLPIQDLIQKENGLFYLKKNNLFKNIINHDDSIHVKSGMLEESNVNAAKNMIEMISNSRQFDIQMKMISICDKNAEYANQLININN from the coding sequence ATGGAGAATTCAATATATAACTCTATGATTGCCGCTAATCAATTATTAGAAAAACAAACCGTCATTTCTAATAACTTAGCAAATATTTCTACCACTGGTTTTAAAGAAAAATTTAATTATGCATTACAAAACCAGTATGTTAAAAATTTATATAAAACTTATAACAAAATTACAAAAGAATATCATAATCTTTCCCCAGGAACATTAAATTACACAAAAAGAAATTTAGATTTATTTGTTCAAGATAATGGTTGGTTAACAGTTAAAGATATAAATGGTCAAGAAGCATACACAAAAAATGGTCATTTAAAAATAAATTTAAAGAGAATGTTAACCATTCAAGAAAATGAAGTAATAGGAAGTAATGGAAGTATAAGAATACCAAATAATGTCAATGTAAAAATTTTATCTGATGGAATCATTACTTCAATAGAAAAAAAGAACAATAGTTTTTTTAAAACTAAAATAGGTGCATTAAAATTAGTACGCTTGCCTATACAAGATCTGATACAAAAAGAAAATGGATTATTTTATCTTAAAAAAAATAATTTATTTAAAAACATTATAAATCATGATGATAGCATACACGTAAAATCGGGAATGTTGGAAGAAAGTAATGTTAATGCCGCAAAAAACATGATAGAGATGATATCTAATTCTAGACAATTTGACATTCAAATGAAAATGATATCTATATGTGATAAAAACGCTGAATATGCAAATCAGTTAATTAATATTAACAATTGA
- the flgG gene encoding flagellar basal-body rod protein FlgG, protein MIPSLWISKTGLDAQQINMNVISNNLANVSTNGFKRSRAVFEDLMYQTIRQAGTNSSMDTTLPSGLQLGTGVRPVATERIHSQGNLSKTDSSKDVAINGPGFFQVQLPDGNIAYTRDGSFQLDQNGQLVTNSGFPIIPEISIPPNSTNINIARDGVISVALQGQTQPIFVGQLNLINFVNHSGLESLGENLYQETQASGSPIETTPGLNGTGLLYQGYVETSNVNVAEELVNMIQTQRAYEINSKSISTSDQMLQKLSQL, encoded by the coding sequence ATGATTCCTTCTTTATGGATTTCTAAAACTGGTCTTGATGCTCAACAGATTAATATGAATGTTATTTCTAACAATTTAGCTAACGTTAGTACTAATGGATTTAAACGTTCTAGAGCAGTTTTTGAAGATTTAATGTATCAAACAATACGTCAAGCAGGAACAAATTCATCAATGGATACAACTTTACCATCTGGATTACAATTGGGTACTGGAGTAAGACCAGTAGCTACTGAAAGAATTCATAGTCAAGGTAATCTGTCAAAAACAGATTCTTCAAAAGATGTAGCTATTAACGGACCGGGGTTTTTTCAAGTACAATTACCTGATGGCAATATAGCATATACACGAGATGGTTCTTTTCAATTAGATCAAAATGGTCAATTAGTCACTAATAGTGGTTTTCCTATCATACCGGAAATTAGCATTCCTCCTAATTCTACAAATATTAACATAGCAAGAGACGGTGTAATTAGTGTTGCACTACAAGGACAAACACAGCCTATTTTTGTTGGTCAATTAAATTTGATTAATTTTGTTAATCATTCTGGTCTAGAAAGTTTAGGAGAAAATTTATATCAAGAAACTCAAGCGTCAGGATCACCAATTGAAACTACTCCAGGTTTGAATGGTACAGGATTATTATATCAAGGGTATGTTGAAACTTCAAATGTTAACGTTGCTGAAGAATTAGTTAACATGATTCAAACTCAAAGAGCATATGAAATTAATAGTAAATCTATTAGTACATCAGATCAAATGTTACAAAAATTATCACAATTATAA